The sequence TCGTCTCCGACCAAAGCCGCTACGAAGCCTTCGACCGCCTCTACCGCCTCTTCTGGGACGAGGGGCTCCGCCGCCTGCCCCAGCCCCCCAATGAGCGCCTGGGCTCTCTCCCCGTCCGCGTCCCGGCGCCGCCCGCCCCGCCGGATGCGCCCCCGGACTTCGACGCCAGCGCACCGCGCCGGACTGACGGCTCGGGAGGCGCCAGCGCCGACGAAGTCCTCCTGCGCAAGGACCTGCGCACCCTGGCCCCCCGGGAGGAGCCCCGCCTGCGGGAGATCCTCCAGTCCCTCCTGGCCAAGCTCGCCACCCGCCCGGGGCGCCGCACCCGGCCGACGCCCCGGGGCCGCGGCCGGGGCCTGGCGCTTCGTTCCACCTTCCGGCGCTCCGCCCGCACCGGCGGAGAGCTCCTCACCCTGGTCCGCCGGGAGCGCAAGGTCCGCAAGCGCCGAGTCGCCTTCCTGGGGGATGTCTCCGGCTCCATGGACGCCTACAGCCGGTTCTTCCTCCTGGTGGCCCACGCGCTCGCCCGGCAGGAGCCCGGGGTGGAGGTCTACGCCTTCTCCACGCGGCTCTTCCGTCTCACCGACTTCGTTCGGGACAAGGACGCCAGCCGCGCCCTGGCACGCCTGAGCGAGGAGACGCGGGGGTGGTCCGGGGGGACGCGGATCGGAGAATGCCTGGCCGAGTTCCACCGGGAGCTACGCCGCCGGCCCCACCTCAAGGACACCGTGGTGGTCATCCTCAGCGACGGCTGGGACCGGGGCGACCCGGACCTCCTGCGCCGAGAGATGATCCGGCTCAAGGCCGCCACGGGGCGTGTATACTGGCTCAACCCCCTCGTGGGAGACCCCGATTACCGGCCCCTGTGCCGGGGCATGGCCGCGGCGCGGCCGTACCTGGACGGTTTCCACCCTGCCCACAGCGTCGAGGCGCTGGCACGGTTCGCGCGGCAGCTCGTGCGTCTGCGCTGACCCTCGAAGAGCCCAGGAGGTGCCGCCCACGGAGCCCCCATCGATCGTTTCCGCCCACCCACCCAGAGGAGCCGAAACATGGATCAGACCAAGTACCTGCTCACCGAGAAGGACATCCCCCGGCAGTGGTACAACATCGCGGCCGACATGCCCAACCCCATGAAGCCTCCGCTCCACCCGGGCACCGGGCAGCCGATCGGGCCCGAAGCCCTGGCGCCGCTCTTCCCCATGAGCCTGATCGAGCAGGAGGTGAGCGGCCAGCGCTGGGTCGACATCCCGGACGAGGTCCTGGACATCCTCAGCCTCTGGCGCCCCACGCCCCTCTTCCGGGCCCGCCGTCTCGAGAAGGCCCTGGGGACCCCCGCCAAGATCTTCTACAAATACGAGGGCACGAGCCCGGCCGGGAGCCACAAGCCCAACACCAGCATTCCCCAGGCGTACTACAACAAACAGGAGGGCGTGAAGCGCATCGCCACCGAGACCGGGGCCGGCCAGTGGGGCAGTGCGCTTTCCCTGGCCTGCAACTTCTTCGGCATCGAGGCCAAGGTCTACATGGTGAAGATCTCGTACCAGCAAAAGCCCTACCGGCGGATGCTGATGGAGACCTGGGGCGGCAAGGTCACCCCCAGCCCCTCCAACGAGACCGCGGCCGGCCGCAAGATCCTGGCCGAGACCCCAGACTCCACGGGTTCCCTGGGCATCGCCATCTCCGAGGCCGTGGAGGACGCGGCGAGCCGCGAGGACACCAAGTACGCCCTGGGCTCGGTGTTGAACCACGTGCTCCTGCACCAGACCGTGGTGGGCCAGGAGGCACAGAAGCAGATGGAGATGGCCGGGGCCTATCCCGACGTCATCCTCGGGTGCTGCGGCGGCGGCTCCAACTTCGCCGGCCTTGCGTTCCCCTTCCTCCGGGACAAGATCGCCGGCAAGAACATCGACATCGTGGGCTGTGAGCCCAGCGCCTGCCCGACCCTCACCAAGGGGCATTTCCACTACGACTTCGGCGACAGCGTGGGCATGACCCCGCTCCTGCCCATGCACACCCTGGGGCACACCTTCATGCCCGCGGGCATCCACGCGGGCGGCCTTCGCTACCACGGCATGGCGCCCCTGGTGAGCCAGATCCTCAAGGACAGGCTCATGCGCGCCGTGGCCTTCCACCAAGTGGAGTGCTTCGACGCCGGCGTGCT comes from Thermodesulfobacteriota bacterium and encodes:
- a CDS encoding TrpB-like pyridoxal phosphate-dependent enzyme — protein: MDQTKYLLTEKDIPRQWYNIAADMPNPMKPPLHPGTGQPIGPEALAPLFPMSLIEQEVSGQRWVDIPDEVLDILSLWRPTPLFRARRLEKALGTPAKIFYKYEGTSPAGSHKPNTSIPQAYYNKQEGVKRIATETGAGQWGSALSLACNFFGIEAKVYMVKISYQQKPYRRMLMETWGGKVTPSPSNETAAGRKILAETPDSTGSLGIAISEAVEDAASREDTKYALGSVLNHVLLHQTVVGQEAQKQMEMAGAYPDVILGCCGGGSNFAGLAFPFLRDKIAGKNIDIVGCEPSACPTLTKGHFHYDFGDSVGMTPLLPMHTLGHTFMPAGIHAGGLRYHGMAPLVSQILKDRLMRAVAFHQVECFDAGVLFARCEGIVPAPESNHAIRGAIVEAMKAKEEGKQKNILFLLSGHGHFDMAAYDDYFAKKLEEYELPQAELDKAWNAIKGRPSAA
- a CDS encoding VWA domain-containing protein, which produces MPEPRPAAGSEIPDGPLGMAGSIVAFSRLLKDAGLPTHPRAVADACRSVAALDLGDRRQVYWALRANLVSDQSRYEAFDRLYRLFWDEGLRRLPQPPNERLGSLPVRVPAPPAPPDAPPDFDASAPRRTDGSGGASADEVLLRKDLRTLAPREEPRLREILQSLLAKLATRPGRRTRPTPRGRGRGLALRSTFRRSARTGGELLTLVRRERKVRKRRVAFLGDVSGSMDAYSRFFLLVAHALARQEPGVEVYAFSTRLFRLTDFVRDKDASRALARLSEETRGWSGGTRIGECLAEFHRELRRRPHLKDTVVVILSDGWDRGDPDLLRREMIRLKAATGRVYWLNPLVGDPDYRPLCRGMAAARPYLDGFHPAHSVEALARFARQLVRLR